One part of the Magallana gigas chromosome 5, xbMagGiga1.1, whole genome shotgun sequence genome encodes these proteins:
- the LOC105332602 gene encoding G-protein coupled receptor 84 gives MDADNTTNVTNVNGSSGSSVLPVYLHDEKYVVQINDFVFDKVYIPSFIYTIVMLVIGCLGNLIVFYIYFTRWRKTTSRVFILALAAFDLINCFITTPTELYFMLNWFQTTNSVLCKFSRFLTFMMNNCSSFTLLGIAVDRYMSICRPLKKQMSTKQAKMIVFVGAFIAVLFAWPALVVYGIQTVPAPLKPPIYVVGHVCLIEDSYVKTDYPLAFVIVLLTGNLSIDVTLITFYSLIGYQVIKRGSGFLCKVTDAGRKLSQSNSQSHTEDVFIDDKSSGKSPSILKKFANNHGNSMEKSDSDDETKGLNSSTKRSIKATNSNTAAEKRAKYNRQRSMSVQSEEVRRARMIKITVMLFAVTLLFMLSFIPYCVIVIIRYINPPYYFTLSNTGKAVYHFVLRSYLLSMSMNPIIYSFMSQKFREECRNCFLKMIRVVKSRN, from the coding sequence ATGGATGCTGATAATACAACAAACGTTACGAACGTTAACGGTTCCTCGGGGTCATCGGTTTTACCGGTATATCTTCATGATGAGAAATATGTGGTGCAAATAAACGATTTTGTTTTCGACAAAGTGTACATACCAAGTTTCATCTACACCATTGTTATGCTTGTAATAGGCTGTCTAGGAAACCTGATCGTTTTCTACATTTATTTTACCCGCTGGAGGAAAACCACTTCCAGGGTATTCATCTTGGCCTTGGCTGCGTTCGATTTGATAAACTGTTTCATCACAACTCCAACGGAGCTCTATTTCATGCTCAACTGGTTTCAAACCACCAATAGTGTTTTGTGTAAATTCTCGCGCTTTTTGACGTTTATGATGAACAACTGCTCCTCTTTTACACTTCTTGGAATAGCGGTTGATCGCTATATGAGTATTTGCCGACCTCTCAAAAAACAGATGTCTACGAAACAAGCCAAAATGATCGTGTTTGTGGGTGCCTTCATCGCTGTCCTGTTTGCTTGGCCTGCGTTAGTCGTATACGGTATACAAACGGTTCCAGCACCCTTAAAACCCCCAATCTATGTCGTCGGCCATGTTTGCCTGATTGAAGACTCGTACGTAAAAACTGACTATCCTTTGGCGTTCGTCATAGTTCTTCTGACAGGTAACCTGTCAATTGACGTCACTCTAATCACATTCTACAGCCTGATCGGCTATCAGGTAATCAAGAGAGGCTCGGGTTTTCTATGCAAAGTGACAGACGCGGGGAGGAAGTTAAGTCAAAGCAACAGTCAGTCTCACACCGAGGACGTCTTCATTGACGACAAAAGCTCCGGGAAAAGTCCCTCAATCTTAAAGAAATTCGCGAACAACCATGGAAATAGTATGGAGAAGTCCGACAGCGACGATGAGACGAAGGGTCTGAACTCCAGTACAAAGCGGTCCATCAAAGCGACAAATAGCAACACCGCTGCTGAGAAGCGCGCGAAATATAATAGACAGCGATCAATGTCTGTTCAAAGCGAAGAGGTCCGGCGGGCCAGAATGATCAAGATCACCGTGATGTTGTTTGCAGTGACGCTTCTGTTTATGCTCTCTTTTATCCCGTATTGCGTCATAGTTATTATTAGATATATAAACCCTCCGTACTACTTTACTCTGTCTAACACTGGAAAGGCTGTTTATCACTTTGTCTTGAGATCTTACCTACTTAGTATGTCTATGAATCCCATCATTTACAGTTTTATGAGCCAAAAATTCAGAGAAGAGTGCAGAAACTGCTTCCTGAAAATGATACGAGTAGTAAAATCAAGAAACTAG